From Burkholderiales bacterium, the proteins below share one genomic window:
- the hisG gene encoding ATP phosphoribosyltransferase, whose product MAVSGITLALSKGRIFDDAVPLLRTVGIVALDDPEISRKLILATNRADIRIIVVRATDVPTYVQYGAADLGIAGKDVLDEHGCDGLYQPLDLNIARCRMVVAVPQGFDYAKAVRQGARLRVASKYLQTASEHFASKGVHVDLVKLYGSMELAPLTGLADAIVDLVRTGNTLKANNLQAVEDISPVSARLIVNQAALKMKREAIRPLIDALEHAVNRG is encoded by the coding sequence ATCGCCGTGTCCGGAATTACCCTTGCCTTGTCGAAAGGCCGCATTTTCGACGACGCGGTACCGCTGCTAAGAACGGTAGGAATCGTCGCGCTTGACGATCCGGAAATCTCCCGCAAATTAATTCTTGCCACAAACCGCGCAGACATTCGCATCATTGTGGTGCGCGCAACCGATGTGCCCACTTATGTCCAATACGGCGCCGCGGATCTTGGTATTGCAGGCAAGGACGTGCTGGATGAGCACGGCTGCGACGGGCTGTACCAGCCATTGGACTTGAACATCGCCCGCTGCCGCATGGTGGTGGCTGTGCCACAAGGTTTTGATTACGCGAAGGCAGTGCGCCAAGGCGCGCGACTGCGCGTAGCCAGCAAATACCTACAAACCGCAAGCGAGCATTTTGCATCGAAAGGCGTGCACGTTGATCTTGTCAAGCTGTACGGCTCAATGGAACTCGCCCCGCTCACCGGACTCGCCGACGCCATTGTGGATCTCGTCAGGACCGGCAACACGCTGAAGGCCAACAACCTGCAGGCCGTGGAAGACATTTCACCTGTTTCCGCGAGGCTGATAGTCAATCAGGCGGCACTAAAAATGAAACGCGAGGCGATTAGGCCGCTCATCGACGCGTTGGAACACGCGGTGAACCGTGGTTAA